One window of the Novipirellula caenicola genome contains the following:
- a CDS encoding arylsulfatase, producing MGPQGAAAQGEQSGSEPSPPNIVLVMTDDQGYGDLGCHGHPFLETPNLDKLHAQSTRFTDFHASPTCAPTRAALMSGRAPFKNGITHTILERDRMTLSATTIAQVLKSAGYTTGIFGKWHLGDDDPYQPENRGFDETFIHGAGGIGQNFAGTQSDAPGTSYFDPIIKHNGRFVQTKGYCTDVFFRKALGWIKNTAGEDAGTGTKPKQPFFAYIPTNAPHGPYHVEKRYSDLYKDKCSSPTNAFLGMIVNIDENMGLLMQKLDEWNLADNTLLIFMTDNGSAKGATVYNAGMKGAKGSPHQGGSRVPLFMRLPGLTKPGVDIDRLTRHYDLFPTLAEIAGATVPTGLDLDGRSLVPLIKDPNASWSDRKTFFHVGRWAKTGAPGNFGKGDPNPDHAKYKNYAVRSEKWRLVNDELYNIEQDPGEENNVAAKYPEVTHEMRSAFDAWWDEVRPLMVNEDASLDVAKPFRDQFNKQKEESGIPDWDAPKID from the coding sequence ATGGGACCGCAGGGGGCTGCCGCACAAGGCGAGCAGTCCGGTTCCGAGCCTAGTCCACCGAACATCGTGTTGGTGATGACCGACGACCAAGGCTATGGCGACTTGGGATGCCATGGGCACCCGTTTTTGGAAACTCCCAACCTCGACAAACTGCATGCTCAAAGCACGCGGTTTACCGATTTCCACGCCAGCCCGACATGTGCGCCGACACGAGCCGCACTGATGTCCGGCCGAGCCCCGTTTAAAAATGGCATCACGCATACGATTCTCGAGCGAGACCGTATGACTCTCAGCGCCACCACGATTGCCCAAGTGCTGAAGTCGGCCGGTTACACGACCGGAATCTTTGGCAAGTGGCACCTTGGCGATGATGATCCCTACCAACCCGAAAACCGCGGATTTGACGAAACGTTTATCCACGGCGCAGGCGGCATCGGTCAAAACTTTGCGGGGACGCAAAGCGACGCTCCGGGCACCAGCTACTTTGACCCGATCATCAAACACAACGGTCGGTTTGTGCAGACCAAGGGTTATTGCACCGACGTCTTCTTTCGCAAGGCACTCGGTTGGATCAAGAACACCGCTGGCGAAGACGCAGGAACCGGCACGAAACCGAAGCAGCCGTTTTTCGCTTACATTCCGACCAACGCACCGCACGGTCCTTACCACGTCGAGAAACGCTACTCGGATCTGTACAAAGACAAGTGTTCGTCGCCCACCAATGCGTTCTTAGGCATGATCGTCAATATCGACGAGAACATGGGATTGCTGATGCAGAAGTTGGACGAGTGGAACCTAGCGGATAATACGCTGCTGATCTTCATGACCGACAACGGCAGTGCCAAAGGAGCAACGGTCTATAACGCAGGCATGAAAGGGGCAAAAGGATCGCCACACCAGGGCGGTTCACGGGTACCGCTGTTCATGCGTTTGCCGGGGTTGACCAAGCCGGGTGTCGACATTGATCGCTTGACGCGCCACTACGACCTGTTTCCGACGCTCGCTGAAATCGCTGGCGCCACAGTGCCAACTGGCTTGGATTTGGATGGACGCAGCCTCGTGCCCTTGATCAAAGATCCAAACGCTTCGTGGTCTGACCGTAAAACGTTCTTTCACGTCGGCCGCTGGGCCAAAACCGGAGCTCCGGGGAATTTCGGCAAAGGGGATCCCAATCCCGATCACGCGAAGTACAAAAACTATGCGGTGCGAAGCGAGAAGTGGCGGCTGGTTAACGACGAACTTTACAACATCGAGCAAGATCCAGGCGAAGAGAACAACGTCGCTGCGAAATACCCCGAAGTGACCCACGAAATGCGTTCGGCCTTTGACGCGTGGTGGGACGAAGTTCGTCCGCTGATGGTCAACGAAGATGCGTCGCTGGATGTCGCTAAACCATTCCGCGATCAATTCAATAAGCAAAAAGAAGAAAGCGGCATTCCTGATTGGGACGCCCCCAAGATCGACTGA
- a CDS encoding ThuA domain-containing protein: MKFAVLFVVAIASLIGTAQAETLVYEGEEGVGKGKHIVFMAGDHEYRSEESLPALARLLAKHHGFKCTVLFNIDPETGEIVAGKPSNMPGLEALDTADLAVVFLRFQNFPAEQMKHFDDYLRRGGPIVGMRTATHGFQIPADQPYAKYSFNSKVEGYELGFGHQVLGQTWVGHYGRNHVQSTRITIVDAMKDHPILQGVKDVWVQAGGYVGKPTDGEILTMAQPLDGMTADSPASKTQPPMPSEWTRTYRSESGQTGRVFTSLYGTPEDLTNDGYRRLIVNGIFWAIGLEDAITPDMNIDFVGPFHPNTFGNQTNARGIKPEAYAGFESPIPAHNKVNQPKKKKPAKK; this comes from the coding sequence ATGAAATTTGCAGTCCTGTTTGTTGTCGCAATTGCAAGCCTGATTGGCACCGCTCAGGCGGAAACGCTTGTCTACGAAGGAGAGGAAGGGGTGGGCAAAGGCAAGCACATCGTGTTTATGGCCGGCGACCACGAATATCGCTCCGAAGAATCGCTACCGGCACTTGCCCGACTGTTGGCAAAGCACCACGGTTTCAAATGCACCGTGCTGTTCAACATTGATCCTGAGACAGGGGAAATCGTAGCGGGCAAGCCTTCGAACATGCCGGGATTGGAAGCGCTCGACACAGCGGATTTAGCCGTCGTGTTTTTGCGATTTCAAAACTTTCCTGCCGAACAAATGAAGCACTTTGACGATTACCTTCGTCGTGGTGGCCCCATCGTCGGGATGCGGACGGCGACTCACGGGTTCCAAATCCCCGCCGACCAACCATACGCAAAATACTCATTCAATTCCAAAGTCGAGGGCTACGAACTTGGCTTTGGTCACCAAGTGCTTGGACAAACCTGGGTGGGCCACTACGGCCGAAATCATGTGCAAAGCACTCGCATCACCATTGTGGACGCCATGAAAGATCACCCGATCCTGCAAGGTGTCAAAGACGTCTGGGTCCAAGCCGGCGGTTATGTCGGCAAGCCAACCGATGGCGAAATCTTGACAATGGCACAGCCGCTCGATGGCATGACAGCCGACTCACCGGCCTCGAAAACTCAGCCGCCAATGCCTTCGGAATGGACACGCACGTACCGTAGCGAGTCGGGGCAAACCGGACGTGTGTTCACGTCGCTCTACGGGACGCCCGAAGACCTGACGAACGACGGATACCGCCGATTGATTGTCAACGGGATCTTTTGGGCAATTGGGCTAGAAGACGCGATTACCCCCGATATGAACATTGATTTCGTCGGCCCGTTCCATCCGAACACCTTCGGCAACCAAACCAACGCACGAGGGATCAAACCGGAAGCCTACGCAGGATTCGAAAGCCCAATCCCTGCCCACAACAAAGTGAATCAGCCGAAAAAAAAGAAGCCCGCTAAAAAGTAG
- a CDS encoding sulfatase, producing the protein MKNIDMSLRLVWLLCVPTLMSLVGVPTVRGAETDSQRTPNFVVFLVDDLGYMDVGANNPDCFYETPHINRLAESGMRFTDGYAANPVCSPTRYSLMTGKYPTRVDATNFFSGKRGGKFNPAPLNDNMPLDEITIAQALKGQGYATFFAGKWHLGESEEYYPQNRGFDVNIGGYSRGGPYSGKRYFAPFENPQMKEESPAGDHLPDRLARDTASFIKANQDKPFLAYLSFYSVHTPLMGRPDLVEKYKKKASAISGQEFGDEEQVFGNKPRKVRTLQKHAVYAAMVEAMDQAVGKVLQQLEDSGVADNTVVIFTSDNGGLSTSEGSPTSNLPLRGGKGWVYEGGIRVPWIVRFPGITKAGSESAEPICSIDLFPTLAASAGVNVQHEIDGIDIRPALRGNSLDRETLYWHYPHYSNQGGIPGGAIREGDFKLIERYEDGRVHLYNLATDIGETNDLASSMPERVDQMRSRLHRWYQTVDAKFLQEKNGQRPWTPEN; encoded by the coding sequence ATGAAAAATATAGATATGAGTTTACGTTTGGTATGGCTACTTTGCGTACCGACGCTTATGAGTCTCGTGGGCGTGCCAACCGTCCGTGGGGCCGAGACGGACTCGCAGCGAACACCAAACTTTGTTGTCTTTTTGGTAGACGATCTTGGTTACATGGATGTGGGGGCGAACAACCCCGACTGTTTCTATGAAACGCCGCACATCAATCGATTGGCGGAATCGGGAATGCGATTTACCGACGGCTACGCAGCCAATCCGGTTTGTTCACCAACCCGCTACAGTTTGATGACGGGCAAGTATCCGACACGCGTCGACGCGACCAATTTTTTCTCAGGCAAACGAGGCGGTAAATTCAATCCGGCGCCGCTGAACGACAACATGCCGCTGGACGAAATCACGATTGCCCAAGCACTCAAGGGGCAAGGATATGCAACCTTCTTCGCCGGCAAGTGGCACTTGGGTGAGAGCGAGGAATACTATCCTCAGAACCGTGGTTTCGATGTCAACATCGGAGGGTACAGCCGCGGCGGGCCTTATTCAGGAAAGCGATACTTCGCGCCGTTTGAAAACCCACAAATGAAGGAAGAAAGTCCTGCTGGCGATCACTTGCCCGATCGTTTGGCCCGCGACACGGCTTCGTTCATAAAAGCCAATCAAGACAAGCCGTTCCTCGCGTACTTGTCATTCTATTCGGTCCATACGCCGCTGATGGGGCGACCCGATTTGGTTGAGAAATACAAGAAGAAAGCGTCCGCAATCAGCGGCCAAGAGTTTGGTGACGAAGAACAGGTGTTTGGCAACAAGCCACGCAAGGTACGAACCCTGCAAAAACATGCGGTCTACGCCGCGATGGTCGAAGCCATGGACCAAGCCGTTGGGAAAGTGTTGCAGCAGTTGGAAGACTCGGGAGTCGCGGACAACACCGTGGTGATTTTCACATCGGACAATGGCGGGTTGTCTACATCCGAAGGCTCGCCGACCAGCAACTTGCCCCTTCGTGGCGGCAAGGGATGGGTTTACGAAGGTGGCATCCGGGTGCCGTGGATCGTCCGGTTCCCAGGAATCACAAAGGCCGGCTCGGAATCAGCCGAACCGATCTGCTCGATCGACTTGTTCCCGACGCTTGCCGCTTCGGCCGGAGTCAACGTTCAGCACGAAATCGATGGAATCGACATCCGCCCGGCGCTCCGGGGCAACTCGCTTGACCGCGAAACGCTGTATTGGCATTACCCGCACTACAGCAACCAAGGCGGCATTCCCGGCGGTGCGATTCGCGAAGGCGATTTCAAATTGATCGAGCGTTACGAGGACGGCCGCGTCCACCTCTACAACCTGGCGACGGACATTGGCGAAACAAACGACCTCGCGTCATCGATGCCTGAGCGAGTGGACCAAATGCGAAGTCGATTGCACCGTTGGTATCAAACCGTTGACGCCAAATTCCTGCAGGAAAAGAACGGCCAGCGTCCTTGGACACCGGAAAACTAG
- a CDS encoding BON domain-containing protein, with amino-acid sequence MNRSLPSIEFRVKSSLTRVGCVDLTVTDCGDGDVEIKGNVDSYNDRVMAITVTRALPGVRRITDLMRH; translated from the coding sequence ATGAATCGAAGTCTTCCGTCCATCGAATTCCGTGTAAAATCCTCACTCACCCGAGTGGGATGTGTCGATTTGACCGTTACCGACTGTGGGGACGGGGACGTTGAAATCAAAGGCAACGTCGATTCATACAACGACCGGGTCATGGCGATCACGGTTACCCGCGCCCTGCCTGGGGTGAGACGGATCACCGATTTGATGCGACATTAG
- a CDS encoding sulfatase-like hydrolase/transferase, whose product MNYRIVLVLLVSFAFLGVSVDAEQPKPNVILMFTDDLGWQDLKCYDIDEPSPMETPNLDAFAKKGVMFWQAYSPAPTCAPSRCAIMSGNHPARAQKTHVVGGAPPTPHNQKGSRIMDPWYSGRMPEDEFTLALALKQNGYVTGHSGKWHIAIDHHAFPQPTDVGFDYSRSDRGVQTGMKDRLSGFATDAVDDPFRLDENGYPLDQTNQDALTFLRENKDKPFFLYYATWLVHSPIQTRCKALLDKYVDKLGVDPRHTVTRETAGQLNPYYCAMVEMLDYYSGQLFDYLDETDDPRWPGHKLSENTYVIFTSDNGGMEGGPKERYTDNNPLDRGKISAKEGGTRVPLFIVGPGIQPGVQSDVMVNGLDFYPTILALTGSSKPSDKHLDGCDLSQLLLNDPTNPALVKHADGTTRDTMMWHFPHGVALESTIRIGDYKLIRNYDHVNNDGTDELELFQLYQTNGNQQQRVDIEEAKNLAAAMPEKAEAMNQKLTEILTEMNASYPSYNPDYQGDLPGKQNACTVLSHQSQGNEVAFWYQENGAKLARADLIYTLNGGDRDEEWFRKPATILQDKNLVSVKLPPATTHYVINLIDENNFLRSYPDIKKTNQSYSSQALSVTGKPKAGSQSSASIAEKDADNDGRVSQQEYINHFVGGFDRKDKNQDGVLTPSEHAHPSFTIADTDEDQRLTRAEFASIFKRQFDRMDRDKNGFITADEINR is encoded by the coding sequence ATGAACTATCGCATCGTTTTAGTACTGCTTGTCTCGTTTGCGTTCCTGGGAGTATCCGTCGATGCAGAGCAACCGAAGCCGAACGTCATTTTGATGTTCACGGACGATTTAGGCTGGCAAGATTTGAAGTGTTACGACATTGACGAGCCCTCGCCGATGGAAACGCCGAACCTTGATGCGTTCGCGAAAAAGGGCGTGATGTTCTGGCAAGCCTATTCACCGGCGCCCACCTGCGCGCCAAGCCGCTGCGCCATCATGAGCGGAAATCATCCGGCGCGTGCTCAGAAAACGCATGTCGTCGGCGGTGCACCGCCAACCCCGCACAACCAAAAGGGGTCGCGAATAATGGATCCGTGGTACAGCGGTCGCATGCCGGAGGACGAATTCACATTGGCGCTAGCATTAAAACAAAATGGCTATGTCACCGGCCATTCGGGGAAATGGCATATCGCGATCGATCATCATGCGTTCCCACAACCCACCGACGTCGGATTCGATTACTCTCGCTCCGATCGAGGGGTGCAAACGGGTATGAAGGATCGCTTGTCAGGCTTTGCCACCGATGCAGTGGATGATCCCTTTCGTCTGGATGAAAACGGATACCCGCTGGATCAGACGAATCAAGATGCACTGACGTTTTTACGTGAAAACAAGGACAAGCCGTTCTTTCTTTACTACGCGACTTGGTTAGTGCATTCGCCAATCCAGACGCGATGCAAAGCGTTGCTTGACAAATACGTCGACAAACTGGGCGTTGACCCTCGCCACACCGTCACTCGCGAAACCGCCGGGCAGCTCAATCCGTACTACTGTGCGATGGTTGAGATGTTGGATTATTACTCTGGCCAACTCTTTGACTACTTGGATGAAACCGACGACCCTCGTTGGCCTGGACACAAGTTAAGCGAAAACACTTACGTCATCTTTACATCCGACAATGGTGGGATGGAAGGCGGTCCGAAGGAACGCTACACCGACAACAATCCGCTGGACCGCGGTAAAATCTCGGCCAAGGAAGGCGGAACTCGTGTGCCATTGTTCATTGTCGGGCCTGGTATCCAGCCCGGCGTTCAATCCGACGTGATGGTCAACGGGCTCGATTTCTACCCGACCATTCTTGCATTAACGGGATCCAGCAAACCGTCAGACAAACATCTCGACGGATGCGATCTTTCGCAACTGCTGTTAAATGATCCGACCAATCCGGCACTGGTAAAGCATGCCGATGGCACGACTCGTGATACAATGATGTGGCACTTTCCTCATGGCGTTGCGTTGGAAAGCACAATTCGAATCGGCGACTACAAACTGATCCGCAACTACGATCATGTCAACAACGACGGAACTGACGAATTGGAACTATTCCAGCTCTATCAAACCAACGGAAACCAACAACAGCGAGTCGATATCGAAGAAGCGAAAAACCTTGCCGCAGCCATGCCGGAAAAAGCGGAGGCGATGAATCAAAAGCTGACCGAGATACTGACCGAGATGAACGCAAGCTATCCCAGCTACAATCCTGACTATCAAGGGGATCTACCCGGGAAACAGAACGCCTGCACGGTTCTGTCTCACCAAAGTCAAGGAAATGAAGTTGCATTTTGGTATCAAGAAAACGGAGCAAAGCTCGCGCGAGCAGATTTGATCTATACGCTCAATGGCGGCGACCGTGACGAAGAGTGGTTCCGCAAACCGGCAACCATCCTGCAGGATAAAAACCTTGTCTCCGTCAAACTGCCCCCAGCGACCACGCATTACGTCATCAACCTAATTGACGAAAACAATTTCCTTCGCAGCTATCCCGATATCAAGAAAACCAATCAATCGTATTCGTCGCAAGCACTCTCGGTGACCGGCAAACCCAAAGCAGGCTCGCAGTCTTCGGCGTCAATCGCAGAAAAGGACGCAGACAACGATGGCCGAGTCTCGCAACAGGAGTACATCAATCATTTTGTTGGCGGCTTTGACCGCAAAGACAAGAACCAAGACGGCGTCTTAACGCCCAGCGAACACGCCCACCCTTCGTTCACGATTGCTGATACCGACGAAGACCAACGGTTGACTCGCGCCGAGTTTGCCTCCATTTTCAAGCGTCAATTCGACAGGATGGATCGAGACAAAAATGGTTTTATCACGGCGGATGAGATCAATCGGTAA
- a CDS encoding alpha-L-fucosidase, whose protein sequence is MKTIHLQLLGLGLLTILTGGVLVAQDTAPPIETRDERLEWWRQAKFGMFVHWGIYSTVGGEYKGQKLPNSAEWMMARGKIPIAEYEKYAAQFNPTQFDASEFVGLAKQAGMKYLVITAKHHDGFAMFDSKANPFNVVDATPFGRDIMKELAEACQEQGIRFGFYYSQAQDWHHPGGFGNSWDKSIQRVSSDEYVMNKAVPEVKQLLTEYGPIGIFWWDTPRKMSRESFDALHSLTKLQPNVITNDRLGEGYRGDYKTFERQIPPHAPGEEDWEVCMPISGSWGYKKGDNDFKSTTTLVRNLIDIASKGGNYLLNVSPTGQGTLLPEAVERLKGVGKWMDVNGESIYGTTASPLPKLDWGRCTAKSVDGKTNLYLHVFDWPADGKLLVPGITNQVHHAKLLADGSVLAAKSTDSGVELTLPSDAPDESASVIEMKIDGAPQVVVQLPTPDAKGTLVLSADTGYIHNNEGSRQADIRFHSDIPHIGYWVDDQAWVEWNINIDRPGRYEVSATLSMEKEKSRVGFGHAGELLTVEIKSTGGYGNYDDRRLGTIEFDQSGQYSFRIKPDAGHWQPINLRSVTLKRTDEPK, encoded by the coding sequence ATGAAAACGATCCATCTTCAACTGCTGGGCCTCGGACTACTTACTATTTTGACCGGTGGCGTTCTCGTCGCGCAAGACACCGCTCCGCCGATTGAAACCCGCGACGAGCGACTCGAATGGTGGCGTCAAGCGAAGTTCGGCATGTTTGTTCACTGGGGCATCTACTCGACCGTCGGCGGCGAATACAAGGGCCAAAAGCTGCCCAACAGTGCTGAATGGATGATGGCTCGGGGGAAGATCCCGATCGCGGAATATGAAAAGTACGCCGCCCAGTTCAATCCGACACAATTTGATGCGTCAGAATTTGTCGGTCTGGCAAAGCAAGCGGGAATGAAATACTTGGTCATCACGGCCAAGCATCATGATGGTTTCGCGATGTTCGATTCCAAAGCGAATCCCTTCAACGTCGTCGACGCGACGCCGTTTGGCCGTGACATCATGAAAGAGCTGGCCGAAGCATGCCAAGAACAAGGCATTCGATTCGGTTTCTACTATTCTCAAGCCCAAGATTGGCATCACCCTGGTGGCTTTGGCAACAGTTGGGACAAGTCGATCCAACGCGTCAGCTCGGATGAATACGTGATGAACAAGGCTGTTCCCGAGGTCAAGCAATTGCTCACCGAGTACGGCCCGATCGGCATTTTTTGGTGGGATACGCCACGAAAAATGAGCCGCGAATCGTTCGACGCATTGCATTCGCTGACCAAATTGCAGCCCAACGTCATCACCAATGATCGTTTGGGCGAAGGTTACCGAGGTGACTACAAAACGTTTGAACGCCAAATCCCGCCTCATGCTCCGGGCGAAGAGGACTGGGAGGTCTGCATGCCCATCAGCGGCAGCTGGGGCTACAAGAAAGGGGATAACGACTTTAAATCCACCACCACCTTGGTCCGCAATTTGATCGATATCGCCAGCAAGGGAGGCAACTATCTGTTGAACGTCAGCCCGACCGGCCAAGGAACGCTGCTGCCCGAGGCGGTCGAGCGACTAAAGGGTGTTGGAAAATGGATGGATGTGAATGGCGAATCTATCTACGGAACGACAGCCAGTCCGCTGCCCAAATTGGACTGGGGACGCTGCACCGCAAAATCAGTGGACGGCAAAACGAACTTGTACTTGCACGTTTTTGATTGGCCTGCGGATGGAAAGCTTTTGGTTCCCGGTATCACGAATCAAGTCCACCATGCCAAATTGTTGGCCGACGGCAGTGTGCTCGCAGCAAAATCCACCGACAGCGGGGTGGAATTAACGTTGCCAAGCGACGCCCCCGATGAGTCCGCCAGTGTGATTGAAATGAAAATCGATGGCGCGCCCCAAGTCGTCGTCCAACTGCCCACGCCCGATGCGAAGGGCACTTTGGTGCTTTCGGCTGACACCGGCTATATCCACAACAACGAAGGTAGCCGGCAAGCCGACATTCGGTTCCATTCGGACATTCCGCACATCGGGTACTGGGTGGATGACCAAGCATGGGTGGAATGGAACATCAACATCGATCGCCCGGGACGCTACGAAGTCTCCGCGACGCTGTCGATGGAAAAGGAGAAGAGTCGTGTTGGCTTTGGACACGCCGGCGAATTGCTAACGGTGGAAATCAAGTCGACGGGCGGCTACGGAAACTACGACGACCGCAGGCTTGGAACCATCGAATTTGATCAATCCGGCCAATACAGTTTTCGGATCAAACCGGACGCCGGTCATTGGCAACCGATCAATCTTCGCTCGGTGACGCTCAAGCGGACGGATGAACCGAAGTAG